The nucleotide window TCCTTCAGATAGACGCTATACTGTAAAAGCAAATTATATTTTGAAAAATGGTAGTTCAAAACCAATATCAGAAGTTTTTATAACAGAAAGAGTTCCGTTAAAGTCTATTTCTTTAGAAAAAGGAACGCTTATTAAAAAAAATAATGAATTTGGTATATACATATTCAAATTAAACGAGGATATTCAACCAAATGACTCATTATTATTTAATTATGAGTTGGCTTATAAAGTTAAAAAATACGAAAACAATAAAACGATTGTTAAAAGCGGAACATATATAACACACAGAACATTTGAACCTATGCTTGGGTATAGCAATAGTTTAGAAATAACTAACAGAGTAGAACGAGAAAAAAGAAATTTACCAAAAAGAAAAGAAGTAGAAATATCAGATTCTCATATTGAATTAGATGATTTTAATAATGAAAAAATACATTTTGAAACCATTGTATCAACAAATAAAAATCAAAAAGCTTTAAGTTCGGGTAGTTTAATAAATGAATGGGTTGAAAATGATAGGAATTATTATCATTACAAGTCTAAAAATAAGATTATACCTATGATAGCTTATTTTTCAGGAGTATATAAAACTAAAAAAGTTAATCATAATGGGGTTTTAATTGAGCAATACTATGATGAAAACCACTCTTTCAATATTGAAGAAATAGAAGAAAGCGCAAAACAAACTTTAGATTATTGTCAAGCTAACTTTGGTAAGTATAATTTCAATCACCTAAGAATAGCTGAAATACCTTTACATTGGTCATTTGGAGGTTTTGCACACCCAGGAGTTATAAGTATGGTAGAAGACCGATTGTATTTATCAAATGTAAGTGATTCCTCAATATTCAATTTAGTAGCAAAAAGAACAATTCATGAAGTAGGACATCAATGGTGGGGACATACATTATCAGCAAAACCAGTTGCAGGAGGGGCTATTTTTGTTGAAGGCTTTGCAAAGTATACTGAGGCTGTAGTTATGGAAAAAATGTATGGAAAAAGAGCTTTATACGAATTAAGTGATAACACTAGAAGAAGATATTTTTATGGTAGAGCTTTTGCTGGTGAACAAGAGCCTCCAGTTTATAAAGTATTAGGACAAGGATATATTTCTTATGGAAAAGCATTAACCGTTTTATTAGCTGTAAGAGATTTAATAGGTGAGAAAGAATTAAATATAGTATTAAAGAGTTTAACAAAGAAATATAGAAATAGCAAAACTTTAGAAGTAAATTCCATTGAGTTTTTAGAGGCTTTGTATGATGTAACTCCTTTAAAATATCATGAATTAATTGATGATTGGTTTAAAAGAGTAATTACGTATGATTTAGCAATAGATAGAGGAGAGTTTAAACAATTAAAAAATGGAAAGTTTAAAGTAACTGTTACATTAAAAGCAAAACGATTTAATACTTTGGAATCAGGAGAAATTGAAGAGAAATCTATTAATGAACCAATAAAAATAGGAGTATTTAATTCACACCCTTCTAAAATAAAACGTAATGATCAAATATTATATTATCAATCATTCATGATTAATAAAGAAACTTTAGAGGTTACAATAATAGTTAATGAAGAACCAAAATATATCAGTATTGACCCATTTGGTACAAGAAATGATGAAAATTTAATAGATAATACTATAAAACTTTAGTGTTTAAATTAAAAAAGTAACTAATAATTTCTACCTGAATTTTGAATGATTTTTATGAAATAAGAAACAGAAATAGTGGTAATACTTATAAAATTAATTCTGATTAATATGAATGTCCAAGAAAAATATATAAAAAGGTTACAATTAGTTTAAAGTAAAAACTGATGAGAGGAAATATTAGAATGTATGGTACGCCTCTTTCAATTAAAGCAAACACACTTAATTATCATTTTGATAAACTTGAACAATTAGTAGAAAGTGAGTATAGCAAAAATAAATATGAATTATAATATTATGTAATTCAAGTAAGCCATTGTTAATTCAATGGCTTTATTTGTATATAATACTTTGTTTTTATTAAAAATGTGTTGTGATTATTGATTTTTTACACGAAGATTTTTTTTAGCCCAATTAAGATTATTTTTTGCAAATTGAAATGTAGAATCAATTTGTAATGATTTGGTTAAAGCTATTATTGCTTCTTCACGATTTTTTAATGCTATAAATGCACTACCTATATTATTGTAAGCAAATTTATTTTTAGGGTCAAATTCTAATGCCTTCTCAGAAGCAATAATACATTTTTTATATAATTTTTCATTATAATAAGCTAAACTTAAATTAATGTAATTATCCGCTGAGGGTGAATTTTTAGCTAAATCTTCTACTGATTTTAACTTTAGGTTTATTGTTTTTCTATTATTCAAATAAAAATTAGATAAAGAATCTTTAGGTATAATTTTCAAAGTTTCTTTAACCAAGTTATCTAATTTTTTATAATTTCGAGATTGATTATATATTTTCATTAATAAATGTCTTGTTTCTATACTAACATTATTTAATGAAAGAGCTATTTTAGCATTAGAAAGCGATTCTTGAAAACGACTTTTCTTAAAAAGAAAATCAGCATAAAAATGATAGCATTCGCTATTTTTTGGAGCATACCTAATAGCTTTTTTATAATAGGATTCAGCTTCAACAGGTTTATTCATGGCATTGTTTACTACAGCAATATTTACGTACAAAGTTGAATAATATGGAGAATATACAAGGGCTTTTGTAAAATAATCTAAAGCTATATCGTATTTTCCAATTTTCATTTGAGTTAAACCATAATTCATAAGTCCTCTTCCGTTTTTAGGACTTTTTATTGTTACATCATACCAAAGGCTTTCTTCAGAATGCCATACTTTATTACGTTCTCTTGTACCTGTTGTATATGCTGAAAGAATAATAATTCCTAGTATAATTATACCATATTTATACAAAGGCTTTGAATTTATAATTGATTGACGATTAATTATAAGAATACCAATTGACCATGTAACACTAAGTGTCAAACCTACAAAAGGAAAAAACATACGGTGGTCATTTGTAACTTCAGCAAGAGAAATAAAACTAGATGTAGGTGCTAAAGAAATAAAAAACCAAATAATACCAAAAGCTATAGGCCTTGTTTCTTCTTTTTTCGATGTTTTGAATGCAATTACAATTATAGTAATAACAAAAGCCAAACCAGCATAAATTCGTTCATCAAACACATTTGAAAATGCAGACAAATCAGTGTCAGCAGATAAATTAGTTGGAATAAAAAATGTGAAAATATAATGGAATAATACCCAAGGTTGAGTCATCAAATAATTTAAGGTTGAAACTCCTCCAGGTTCAAAAGATGGGCTTTGCATTTTTAAAACAAAAACACCCAAGAGACCACAAACTATAAAAGCTGGTAAAGTTTGAAGGAACGTTTGTTTTATAATAGTTACTCCATTTTTACTAAATATTTCGAATAAAGACTTTTTAACTTCAAACAACAATACATAGAAAAATAATATAGGAGCAAACATTGTGGCAGTTTCCTTTGTAAGAATACCAATTACCACAGGAATTAAATACAAAAATTTTTTTCGTTTCTTAGGATAAGATATGTATAAATAAAATCCAGCAATAACTGATAATGTAGATAAAGAATCACCTCTTTGATAAATGTAATTTATAGTTTCAGCATTTGCAGGATGAATTCCATAAAGTGCTACAGCAAAAAAGACTATAAAATCTGACCATTTATTTTGAGTTACTTTTGAAATTATTTTTCTGAATAGAAAAAACATAACTATCAATTGAATTAAAAACCAGATAAACGTACTCAAGTGAAAATAAAAAGGATTTAAACCACTTGCAACGTAATAATCAATGGTTAAAGACATCATTGTTAGTGGTCTGTATGTTTGATGGTTAGCCAAAGTAGAAGAGGTGGTGGCATCTTTAAAAAAAGAAGGAATGTTTTTTATATCTCGCACATAAGAGTTGTCCACTATTTGGTTATAGTCATCAAAAGCAAAGGTATTGTTAAAGTGGTTAGAGTATGTTAGTGTTACTAAAATTAGTATAGTTACCAACATTAATAACTTTTGTGTTTTTTTACGCATAAAAATTATAAGGTTAAAAGGCTTGTTAACAAATAATAAAAATGTAAAATTTTATATTTTATAGCTCTTTTTTTCTAAGCACGGTTATAAAATGTAAATCTCTTCCAAAAATTAAATTAAAAGGAAATGGATAAATAGGTACTTTGCAATTAATATTTTCAATTTCCAATCCTAACTCAGAAAAAGTAGTTTTCCAAAAATCTAGATTTTTGAAATTATAAATAACTTTAACACCATGTGGAGCATTTCCAACCCAATCCATAAACTTTAATATACCAAAATCAAGAGCATTATTATAATGATGATCTTTAATGATAATATATTTTTTACTTACCCTTGCTGCTTCAGTTATCAATTCTTTAATATTCGTTGTATGATGTAAAACATCTACAAATAGAGTAGCGTCAAATTCATCATCAGTATGTGGAATAGTTTTACCATCAAACATTTTAAATGGTATGGCACAACTTTCACGAGCAAAAACATCTATGCCTTTTATCGTTATGTTTTTTTTGTTATCTAGAACCATTTTTGAGATGGTACCATCTCCGCAACCAATGTCTAATAGATTAATATTGTCAGGAATTTGTATAGCTATTTGATTTGAAAGTACATCTATTCTTCGCAAGAATACATATTTATGATGTAATTTTTTAAATAAATTGAGCATGTTTTTTATTAAAATTTATAAGTGGATTAAATTTTTTATTTATTCATCTAAAAACTTAATATTTTGAATTGTTCCAATAATACTTGAAAGAAAACTTAAAAAAATAGTTTGAATACCTACAATTATCATAACTACAGATGGAATCAAAACTCTGAAGGAAACATTTAGATCATTTATATTCCCGTATCCTTCTTGTCTCCAATCCATAAATAAATTTAAGCTTGATAAAAAACCTAAAATAAATATGAATATACCCGCTAGTAATCCTTTTTCAAGATTAAAAAAATTAAATATATTTAAGAATTTTTTTTCAACAGGAATTAGTCCTTGATTAATTGCATAAATTCGACTTAGAAAAGAAAAGCTTAATATTTGATAACTTAATATTATTCCAGCACCACAATAGGTTAGAGTATGCAAATCAAAAGTTAGTTCTTTTGCATGAATAGGATTGATACTTATTATTATAAAAAAAAGTGTTGATAGTAAAAAGAAGAACATTCCTGGATAAAAGAATAACCATTTAGGACTATACATTAATAAGAATTTTAAATGTCTCCATCCATCTCTCCATGTCCTTAAATGTGGAGGTCTACTTCTACCATCTTTTGATAATATTGTCGGTACTTCGGTAATTTTTAATTTAAAAATACTAGACTTTACAACCATTTCAGAAGCGAATTCCATCCCAGTAGTTCTGAGTTCAAGCTTTTTAATACTATCTTTTCTGAATCCTCTTAAACCACAATGAAAATCTCTTATTTTAATTTTGAAAAATAATCTACCAATAAATGAAAGTACAGGATTACCAAGGTACTTGTGTAAAAAAGGCATGGCTCCTTTTTTTATACCTCCTTTAAATCTATTTCCCATAACTAAATCATAACCTTCCCTTAATTTTAAAATGTAAGGCATTAAGTTTGAAAAATCATAACTGTCATCAGCATCTCCCATAATTATAAATTTACCTCTAGCTGCTTCTATAGCTCCCATTAAAGCTGCTCCATATCCCTTTTTGTTAATATGTACCAAGCGTGCTCCATTTTTCTTGATTAATTCAATTGAACCATCTTTACTTCCATTATCACCAACTACAATTTCTCCAGATATATTATTCGTTAATAAGAATTTTTTTGCTTTTTTAATGCATATTTCTATCGTTTCCGCTTCATCTAAACAAGGAATTACTATAGATAATTCTATATTATTTTTTTGATCAATCATAATTATTTTTTCTTAATAGTTAAATTGAATTAGAAGTTTCTTATAATTAAAGTTTTATACCTATAATTTTAGATCCAAATTCTTTTTAAAGCTAAGTATTTTAATTAAATGTGTATTATTAATTTTTGGTAACATCTCGTCTAAAAAAGTGTTACCAGTGTTGGCGTAAATTTAATAAAAAAAGACGAATATTAGCTAAGTTAAGATATTTTCTAAATTAGAAAATGGAATGATTTTTCTGAAATTATTAACATAAAAACGTGAAAATTTGTTTTTTGCTTTTTATCCTTTTTTTTTGTTAAAATAGAAAAGTAGGTATTATTTATAAAATCAATTTATTTCCTTTATGAGTAAATAAAAAACAGAAATTTTTTATCTAATTTTATAAATAAATAATTAGTGGTAATTCAGGCCTTAAGTCAAATGATTTTTTTTGAATATTATTATCAAAATATAATTCCATTAAATGTACATTACTTTTTTTAACTGATAATCTTTCAATTTTGTTTACAGCTTTTATAGTTTTTGTTTTTAAATCTAAATCTGTTGAAGTAATAATAATATTTGTTAATTTTTTTGCCCCATTCGGGTGCTTATAAAACTCCCTAGCAAATGCGTATTCATTTGGAATTTTTTTTAAATCAGACAATGTTTCAAATTTTTCTGATTCTATTTCAGGATATACAACAAAAATAGAAGGTTCTTTAAGGTTCTTTTTTGAATTCTTAGCTGAATAAATATACATATTTTCCTTCATCCATTTTTGATGGTAGCTTATTTTTTCAAATGGAATTTTTTCTATGTCATAATTTTTTATTTTTAAAGCTATACTAAAAGGTGAGGCTCCATTGTTTCTGAAATTTGCTCTTTCTATAAAATCAAGCTCTTTATTTTTTAAATTATTGTTCTCTAATTCTTTTTGATTATAGACAAAAATAAGCTCCAAATAACCATTTAAAAAATGGAAGTATTTTCCTGATGTACCTTGCCCTAAATGAATTTTAGATAGAGAATCGGGAACAGATGTAAACCCAATATCAGTTAATTTTTTTTTTGCTTTTTTGGGATTATCAACCCAAATATTGAAATGGTCGAATTGTAAATTAGATAAAACATTTTTTTTTGCTTTTTTAGTATTAGATTCTCTCTCTTCATACTTACAAGAGAATAAACTAATTAATAAAAATAAAAGTATAAAGCGATTACAAAATAGTTCTTTTTGGTACATTGTTATTATTTTATGTATGTATTACTTAGTGTCTTTTGTTCTAGAATAAATAAAAAACATTTGTTTTAGCTTTTAGTATATACTTTTAGAACTACTATTAAGATAGTAATCAAATGTATTGTGTTTGTTAACAATGGTTCTTAATTTTTCTATTTACGGAGTATTTTTTCCATTTTACGGCCTTTTGCTAACTCATCTATAAGTTTTTCCATTCGCCTACATTGTTTATACACTTTAAATTGATCATCTATTTCTTCAATTCGATAACCACAAACTACTCCT belongs to Tenacibaculum sp. MAR_2010_89 and includes:
- a CDS encoding tetratricopeptide repeat protein gives rise to the protein MRKKTQKLLMLVTILILVTLTYSNHFNNTFAFDDYNQIVDNSYVRDIKNIPSFFKDATTSSTLANHQTYRPLTMMSLTIDYYVASGLNPFYFHLSTFIWFLIQLIVMFFLFRKIISKVTQNKWSDFIVFFAVALYGIHPANAETINYIYQRGDSLSTLSVIAGFYLYISYPKKRKKFLYLIPVVIGILTKETATMFAPILFFYVLLFEVKKSLFEIFSKNGVTIIKQTFLQTLPAFIVCGLLGVFVLKMQSPSFEPGGVSTLNYLMTQPWVLFHYIFTFFIPTNLSADTDLSAFSNVFDERIYAGLAFVITIIVIAFKTSKKEETRPIAFGIIWFFISLAPTSSFISLAEVTNDHRMFFPFVGLTLSVTWSIGILIINRQSIINSKPLYKYGIIILGIIILSAYTTGTRERNKVWHSEESLWYDVTIKSPKNGRGLMNYGLTQMKIGKYDIALDYFTKALVYSPYYSTLYVNIAVVNNAMNKPVEAESYYKKAIRYAPKNSECYHFYADFLFKKSRFQESLSNAKIALSLNNVSIETRHLLMKIYNQSRNYKKLDNLVKETLKIIPKDSLSNFYLNNRKTINLKLKSVEDLAKNSPSADNYINLSLAYYNEKLYKKCIIASEKALEFDPKNKFAYNNIGSAFIALKNREEAIIALTKSLQIDSTFQFAKNNLNWAKKNLRVKNQ
- a CDS encoding class I SAM-dependent methyltransferase; translation: MLNLFKKLHHKYVFLRRIDVLSNQIAIQIPDNINLLDIGCGDGTISKMVLDNKKNITIKGIDVFARESCAIPFKMFDGKTIPHTDDEFDATLFVDVLHHTTNIKELITEAARVSKKYIIIKDHHYNNALDFGILKFMDWVGNAPHGVKVIYNFKNLDFWKTTFSELGLEIENINCKVPIYPFPFNLIFGRDLHFITVLRKKEL
- a CDS encoding glycosyltransferase family 2 protein — its product is MIDQKNNIELSIVIPCLDEAETIEICIKKAKKFLLTNNISGEIVVGDNGSKDGSIELIKKNGARLVHINKKGYGAALMGAIEAARGKFIIMGDADDSYDFSNLMPYILKLREGYDLVMGNRFKGGIKKGAMPFLHKYLGNPVLSFIGRLFFKIKIRDFHCGLRGFRKDSIKKLELRTTGMEFASEMVVKSSIFKLKITEVPTILSKDGRSRPPHLRTWRDGWRHLKFLLMYSPKWLFFYPGMFFFLLSTLFFIIISINPIHAKELTFDLHTLTYCGAGIILSYQILSFSFLSRIYAINQGLIPVEKKFLNIFNFFNLEKGLLAGIFIFILGFLSSLNLFMDWRQEGYGNINDLNVSFRVLIPSVVMIIVGIQTIFLSFLSSIIGTIQNIKFLDE